Sequence from the Leptospira johnsonii genome:
TGGGGCTCCGCTATAATTCGGATCGTCAGGAGTATAAGTCTCTTCTTCAGGAGGAGAACTTAGATGGTTTTCGATTGCTTGGATATTATTGTCTATCTTCTCGTTAATATCCGCATCAGGAATCCTAGCGTTAGTTCTCTTTAAGATCTCCAACGCACCTAATAAATTTTCTTTATCTACTAACGCTTCCGAATGTAAAAGAGGTCTTCTATGATGCGCATAACGAGAGTTATTCCGGATGATATCATCCGTTGTATGAGGAAGTTGTAATTTATCCTTCTTCTTTAAGCCCGGATAGTTTGGCTTTTCACCACTTCCGGAAGGAGGACTCCATTCTTGATCCGGCTTCTCCGCTTCCGATTGCCCTCCACCTTTTTGCGGTAGAGAAGATGATGAAGAAGGAGGAGAATTTTGGTCTCCTACATTGACTAGTTTTCCACGATCAGCCGGAGCGGGAGTTCCTGCACCTCCGCTACCCGACCCTGGACTGCCTCCTCCACCCGCACTTCCTCCTCCAGGAGAAGGCGCAGGACTTCCGGAAGATCTATTCGGATCTCGGAATAAAGTGTACGCTCCTGCTCCCGCAGAAAGAAGTCCTAGTAATAAAAGAAGGGCTGTCATTGGAAAAAATCTTACCTAGTATTTTCGACAGAACATTACGTCGTTCTTAAACGGGACCCAATAGCTTTTTTCCGATTGACACCATGAATGTTAAGTAATAAGTTGACATATATGAAATCAACGGTTCGGGAAAACCTGAGCTTCGGGTCTAGTCCTGATAATCCGGACGGTCTTCAGTTAAAGATCACCTTTGATGAGGACACTAAAACCGCTTACGGTGACTACACGGTTCCTGAAAAGTTCCAAGGGTCCCCAGACGTGATCCATCCCGGAATCATCGCCACTATTTTGGACGAAATCATGGCCAAAATCAATGAGGCGATGAATTTTAAAACGACAACTGGCGAGTTGACGATCCGTTTCTTACAACCTGCTCAAGTAAATCAACCTCTGCATTTACGTGGCTGGTTCGTTAAAAAGAACAAAAAAGTGATCGAAAACAGAGCCGAAATAGAGAACGAGATCGGTAAGATTGTTGCCCGCGGTAAGGGTAAATACATCGAACTCGATTCCTGATCCAATACGGAATTATAAAACCCGCCGATGTGGTGGAATTGGTAGACGCACTGGATTCAAAATCCAGCGGGGGCAACCCCGTGTCGGTTCGACTCCGACCGTCGGCAAGGGTTATTTACTTACAGAGGCGATCGCTTCTTCAAACGCATCCTTCTCCACTTGATCAATCGCTTCCAAGATCAAATCCATTTCTTCTCTAGTCATTCCTGCAAATAGTTCTTCTCCTTTTGTGAGAATTCCTGCACCTAACATGATACCTTCCACTTCTTCCTGAGTGTATGTTTTTGTTTTGGACTTCATCGTCTTAACGACTGCGTCCATGAGTTGTTTGATCTTGGAAAGAAGTTCCTTATCCGAAAGTGTGGAAAATAGTTTTAAGATATCTTCTCTGAATTGATCCGCCTCTTTTTTTGAAACGGAAGCAAGCACCTGATTGAATACGGATTTGTTTTCGAGATCCTTCCCTTCTTTTAATAATTCCTTTGCTTTGGAGAACATGATCTCTTCGAATCTATGAGCGGTTACATAAGAATGTAAGGCTGCAAATCCTGCTTGGAACGCGGACTTTAAATGACGGCCTAGTTTGAACACTGCCATACTCAAAGAACCCAATAACCCGAATACTTTTGGCGGAGAATGTACAAATCCAGCCAAGGACGTAAATGCCCCGTCTAACCTTTTTCTGCCCTCATATTCAGGGTACAACAGTTCCAGAAAGTAACGTACCAAAAGATCCACTTTCTCTTCCGATATTGTGGAGAACTTCGGATACTTGGAAAGATTGTCTTTGGAATATCTTCTTTTTAAAGCTTCTCTATAAGCGCTTATCAATTTTGGAAATTCCGGTTCTTCTAATAAAGAGCCCATACTCGGGATAATGATTAGGAAGGTCCGTTTATTCGGAAATTATTTTTTCCATTCCAAACGAACCAATTCATATTTTGCTGCGTTCGCTTCTTCTAACGCTTTTTTCAAATTCGGCAAAACCCAAGGTTTTGTATCTTCTCGGAAAGTGTCTCTGTAGTTCCAATTGTCCTGAAACATTCTTTTATAATATTCTTTGGGATCTACTACAACGACGAACTCTACCTTTCCAAGTCTGGAAAATTCCTCTTTGGATACGCTGGTGCGCAAAAGAGTAGATTCTCCGGGAGAAAGTCTTGTATCGAAAATTTCTTTCTGTAATTCAAGATCAAGCATCCAACCTAGAGTTCTTTCTGAGATCTTTTTTCTTTCTCCAGTAATGGACTCCGCCCAAACTTCTAAGTATATTTTTGGAACGGAATAACTGGGAAATAAATGCCCTACTCCTGAGTTTTTCAGTTCGGAGATAATTTCCGCTCCCTCTTCTTTTGGTATAACCTGTAAAGAAGTTTGGACTCCATGTTTTACCATTTCCGGATCTGAGATACCTTTCCATTCGTGTTTTCTATCAGGCATATGACAGTTCTGGCATTGCACATTTGATTTTGCGAATTCGGATCTTCTCCATTGCCCATAAGTGTCCATCAGGAACTTTCCGTTTACCTGTTTTGCAGTTTCGGGAGATTGATGGCAGGTTTTACAAAATTCAGATTCTTCGAATTCTTTCTGAGGGATAAAACCTTGGTGAGGAACATTCGAATTTTGGAATATTCTGTCTTTGTTCCCGTCTTTTGGGAATGGCCCGTATACTTTTCCCTTTCGGAGATGACAACTTGCGCATTGGACTCCGTTGTTCTCACTGCCCGGTTTCCAACTAGAGTCGGAAACTTCTTCCCAACCTAAACGAGAGAGTAATATATTTTTGGTTTCCGGATTCGGGCTATGGCAGTTCATACAATTTTCGGATCCATGTTTTCCGATCCGAGGTAATTGCCAAAGAAAGCCCGGGCCAACGGCCCGGGAGTGAAGAGTCGACTTCCAGGAACCGAACTGTTGTAAATGGCAGCTCCCGCAAGAGGCCGGATTCGGATCTACTGTAAGCGAGCCTTGGGATTCGAGGGGGAATACCCAATGCCTTTGGTGAAACCCTTCTTCTTTACAAAATATTAAGAAGAAGGCCGCCGCAAAAAGTGCAGCAAAGAAGAATGAGGGGCCTATCCTCCGCAAGGATTTCCTCCTCCACCTCCTCCTGAACCGCCACCACCTCCCCCGCCACCGGAAGAAGCAGAGCCTGAAAGATATTTTTTATCCTGGTCTATGATATCGTTCGTACCTTTCGCAAAGCTGCGTTCCGGTGTGAAATAAGTTCCTAAATTAGAAATATTGGATGCGTCTATTCCAGATTTTCCTACGTTATACGTAATTGCTTCAGTTACGGAAGAACGATCCGTTCTCCAAGCAGATACCGCACTTATATTGGACCAAACCCCGTTGGAATCATAAGCAAGAGATCCCCATTCTACCCAAGAACCGTCATAAAATCTGGTAGGGTATCCAAGGATCGCAAGAGTAGCAAATCCAGTGATGGAAGATCTTACGTTAGTTCTGCAATACGCGATGATCGTCTGTCCTTCCGAATATCCGTTCGTAGAGAGAAGATTTTGAAGATCCGATTTTGCGAGGAACTCCTTGTTCGCATTTATAAAGTTCGCAAACGGAAGATTTTTTGCTCCTTTCACATGTCCTTCGAAAGGTGTATAACAACTAGGAGTGTCCGCGCAGGTAAGATTGGAAGGCCCCACTGTGCTTCCAGTTCCGTCATATTCCGTAGACGACCTAGCATCCATAATGAAACTTCCTCCTGCAGGCGCCGGAGTAGAACCTTCAAAAGTTGGGCTCGTGATACCTTGGACCGCATTAAAAACGTCCGCCAATGTAGCCTGCAAGATGGTATGATCTCTGTATAAAGCTCCCACAGTACCTGCTCCACTAGTTGTAGGAACAGTGTAGGAAGACCCACCAGTAAGTTGAGAAGCTCCTATCTTTGTGGAAACTGCTCCGTTCAAAACTGCAAGATGAGTTTTTTCCACTCCCCAATAATATAATGTATACCAAGAGCGTAACGTAAGCATCAGGTTTCCGTCGGAAGGAATATCTTGTGCAAGCACGATCAAATCGGCTGCGGGATTCACACCAAAACGTTTCAAGAACGCGTCTATATTCTTTCCTTCCGGAACGATGGTCTCGGTATCGATCAGCCCGTTAAACCTAGTCTGTCCGAAAAAAGTATAATCGGTAGAACTTGCAGTGATCCCATACACTCTTACCCCTGTCTCAGGTCTTACATAAGAACCGGAAAGCGCTCCTCCACTTATCTGAAAGATGATCAATCTCCCACTGATCGCAGAGGGATGATTCGCTGCCCAATTCGATCTCCAAGATTCCAAAGTGGATGCAGTGATCAGTCCAAAGGTATTGCTATTATAATCATCGCTGGATACCGACAAAAGTTGTGAAGTCTCGAACACCTGCACTGGCTGCACCAAAGCAAGCTTCTGATACGGAGTGATATATTCCGGCGCATCGCAAGAAGCGAAAACCGAAATTAGTATAGAAAGAATTCCTAATTTTCTAATATTAAAATTTAACATATTCCCCTCCGATCATAAATTAAATGGAAAATTGATTAGGAACCCGAAGGTTCTTAAGATTGCGGTGTTATACCCGGAATAGGTATGAGAATAGAAGAAGTTATAGTAATTCCCATACTTGTCGGTATAACCTAAACTCACTTCAAGGTTATGATATATTTCCTTCCTTCCCCAAGCAGGTCTTTCGTGTTCCAGATAATAGTTGTACCAATCCGTCCCAAACGGTGCAATCGAAGGTGTATCTATTTGGATCAAGTTTAGAGGAGGAGTTCCTTTAGGATCTGCAAACGCGTATCCTCCCTGACCGATCTGTCCCCTACTTCCTACGATAAAGATAAATGAATCAAAGAAACGTTTGTACAATGCTCCGTAATACAGGACATCGTCGGGCACAGGTTTTTCCCTTCTGCGATAACTCCATTCTCCAAGAGCACCAAGTCCCCAGATATTGAAGTCTTTTCCTAAATAGATATTTACTTCCGCACCGTTAGCTCCGTCTCCGAGAGCCTGTGGATTTCTATCGTAGTCTCCCTTCTTTATTCCACCAATCCTTACACTGACTGTTGGAACCCAAATAGAATCGAAATCATACTCGTCCAAAACCTTATAACGTAACCCTGCCCGAGAGTCTATGATCCCGTATTTATCAGGCTGTTCCGGAGAAGTTAAGGTACCGAAATAACGGTCAATCAACTGTGTCCTTCCCAATTTACCGAAACCTGTCTGCAGATCCACAGTCAAACGATCCGTGATCCCGTATTCAAAAGCAAGAGCGCCTACATTGATACGAACATCATCATCGTAAGTGGTATGGTATCTGCCTACATAAGCTGAATCATATACTGAATTCACTGCGGTAGTCCGGACCCATAATTGTCTTTGATAAGGCGCCCAAACCGTCTGAGAAAATAATTCCCCGATAAAAAACGGCTGAACCAAAAATAGAAGGGGAAGAAAAACTCCCTTCTTAAATAAATATTTCATTATATAATGATTCCCTGATTAATCCTTTTTATCCTCCAACTTCACGTTGAAGCGGATACTTATGAAAAATTCCAAAGCGGAAATCTGTTCTTCGGATAATTTGCCTGCCAAATCCTCCAAATTTACCCTTCCTTTTTCGGAGTTGGGCAAGGAGCCTTGCAGATATTCCAAACGATTTTTCTGGGATTTAACTAGATCTTCTTTTTTGGCGTCTAAGGCGACCTCTGCATTATAGATTGCCTTGCCTAGATTGAATTTTTCCCTTTCCTTACCTCGAAGAGCCTGTCCGGCCACTCCGCCGCCCCCGAATCCTCCGGAAGCAAAAATCCCTTGAAAAGAAGAGAAGATCAATGCGCAGATCAGCGCGTAGATATATAAAGTTTTCATAAAGCAGTAACTCCCTCTTTTTATATTATGTTACAGAATAGAAAAGGGCGGGTATACCCCGCCCAGTTTATGTGACTCGATTTATTGGTTCTTGTAATTCCAGTCTTCTACAAAGGCTGCTTTGGTAGTAGTAGCCGAAGAGTTAATTTGGAAATAATCCACAGTGGATTTTTTCACACCTGTATTATAGTGAGCTCCTAGACCGGATCCTCTTGCGCCGGACTCGATCGCACCTTGAACGTCGGCGGCAAACTTAACCGGAACGGAAGGATAAGAAGAAGCTCCCGCAGTTACGTCGTCGTTGAAATTGCCGGATGGGAAACTTCCAGACAAGAATCCGAAGATACTCCATCCGTCTTCCAAGAACACCGAAGGACGTCCCAAGATCAATAGGGTGGAAATACCGCTCGTTTGAGTTCTGGTATTAGTTCTGCAGTATTGAAGAATGGTTTGTCCTTCTTCGTATGCAGGAGCACCTGCGTTAGGTCCGCCAGTTGTTCCATAAGTGTCCCATATATCCTGGACGTCCGCTTTAGATTTGAACTTCAGAGTGTTGAAAGTACCAACAGCGGAAGTAGTATAAGCGTAAGCGTTATCTAAAGAAGAACGATCCACAAGATTGTAATGCGGAACGAAAACAGCACCTTTCAAGTGACCTTCGAAAGCGACTGCTCCACCTCCGGACTTAGTGGTTCCGGTAGTGTTCTCTCCACCATTATATTCCTGCCATCCGGCAGAGGAAGTATAGACGCTGATATCGTTGTTACTGTTTGCAGTTCTGTTATCGGAGATCAGAACGGTAGAAGAAAGTCCTTTCACACTATGATGTCCGTTGTTCTTAGCAACTTCGATCGTATCTTCGATACTTAATGTTAAGATCCTATTATCTACATTCTTTAATTGTTTAACAGAGAACGTTCCGTTCAAAGGAGGAACAGACTCGTCAGTGTCATTACCCAATTCTGCTTCAGGGAATTGACCTTTGATAGTTCCGTTCAGGATAGCAAGATGTTCGTGAGCCACACCCCAATATCTTAAAGAATAATGCTGGTGACCGATGGATCCGTAGTTGTCTCCGTTACCGCTTGCAAATACGATCAGATCTTTAGT
This genomic interval carries:
- a CDS encoding PaaI family thioesterase, yielding MKSTVRENLSFGSSPDNPDGLQLKITFDEDTKTAYGDYTVPEKFQGSPDVIHPGIIATILDEIMAKINEAMNFKTTTGELTIRFLQPAQVNQPLHLRGWFVKKNKKVIENRAEIENEIGKIVARGKGKYIELDS
- a CDS encoding multiheme c-type cytochrome gives rise to the protein MRRIGPSFFFAALFAAAFFLIFCKEEGFHQRHWVFPLESQGSLTVDPNPASCGSCHLQQFGSWKSTLHSRAVGPGFLWQLPRIGKHGSENCMNCHSPNPETKNILLSRLGWEEVSDSSWKPGSENNGVQCASCHLRKGKVYGPFPKDGNKDRIFQNSNVPHQGFIPQKEFEESEFCKTCHQSPETAKQVNGKFLMDTYGQWRRSEFAKSNVQCQNCHMPDRKHEWKGISDPEMVKHGVQTSLQVIPKEEGAEIISELKNSGVGHLFPSYSVPKIYLEVWAESITGERKKISERTLGWMLDLELQKEIFDTRLSPGESTLLRTSVSKEEFSRLGKVEFVVVVDPKEYYKRMFQDNWNYRDTFREDTKPWVLPNLKKALEEANAAKYELVRLEWKK
- a CDS encoding sulfurtransferase, encoding MLNFNIRKLGILSILISVFASCDAPEYITPYQKLALVQPVQVFETSQLLSVSSDDYNSNTFGLITASTLESWRSNWAANHPSAISGRLIIFQISGGALSGSYVRPETGVRVYGITASSTDYTFFGQTRFNGLIDTETIVPEGKNIDAFLKRFGVNPAADLIVLAQDIPSDGNLMLTLRSWYTLYYWGVEKTHLAVLNGAVSTKIGASQLTGGSSYTVPTTSGAGTVGALYRDHTILQATLADVFNAVQGITSPTFEGSTPAPAGGSFIMDARSSTEYDGTGSTVGPSNLTCADTPSCYTPFEGHVKGAKNLPFANFINANKEFLAKSDLQNLLSTNGYSEGQTIIAYCRTNVRSSITGFATLAILGYPTRFYDGSWVEWGSLAYDSNGVWSNISAVSAWRTDRSSVTEAITYNVGKSGIDASNISNLGTYFTPERSFAKGTNDIIDQDKKYLSGSASSGGGGGGGGSGGGGGGNPCGG
- a CDS encoding sulfurtransferase gives rise to the protein MKNTLIYSSLLAIALGLLGNCGEGSSDSSALALAAIGGGASGVKVASASDLAIESAADYNENQYGLITAATLRSWVSDWANNKPASVTGNLVIFQANKVGADANKSLILPTTGVKVFVSVAGNNTALYSWKTFRETRYNGLISIPGGTATTGGNGLISGASIDEWFQTYGVDPTKDLIVFASGNGDNYGSIGHQHYSLRYWGVAHEHLAILNGTIKGQFPEAELGNDTDESVPPLNGTFSVKQLKNVDNRILTLSIEDTIEVAKNNGHHSVKGLSSTVLISDNRTANSNNDISVYTSSAGWQEYNGGENTTGTTKSGGGAVAFEGHLKGAVFVPHYNLVDRSSLDNAYAYTTSAVGTFNTLKFKSKADVQDIWDTYGTTGGPNAGAPAYEEGQTILQYCRTNTRTQTSGISTLLILGRPSVFLEDGWSIFGFLSGSFPSGNFNDDVTAGASSYPSVPVKFAADVQGAIESGARGSGLGAHYNTGVKKSTVDYFQINSSATTTKAAFVEDWNYKNQ